From the genome of Candidatus Tanganyikabacteria bacterium:
GCCTGGGCAATGGCGCGGCGCCATCCCGAACAGATCCGACCGGACGCTCGGGTGCATTCGATCCTGTTCTCCCGCGCCGGATTCACGCCGGAACTCATCAGGGAAGCTGCCAGTCGCGACGTCACGCTGGTCGAGGCCGGGACTCTCGGGTAGCGCCGCCCGATCGAGCAGGGCCCGCGCCCCGATGGCCTCCCCGCTCGCGGCGTTGTAGGATTCAGGCGATGACGTGCGTGCTCGTGACCGGTGCCACCGGCATGCTGGGGCGCCAGGTGGTGGCCCGGGCGGTTGCGCGTGGCTGGAAGGTCGTCGCCGCGAGCCGGGGTGGCGAAGCGGTCGCCGGAGCGGCGGGCCTCGCGCTGGATCTTCGGGATCCCGCCTCTGTGGCGGCGGTGGCTGGTAGGGAGTTCGACTTGATCTTCCATCTGGGCGGCCCGTCGATCACCGCCGGGATGTCACCCGTGGACCTCGTCGAGGTCTTCGTCTTGGGCACCAGGCGGTTGCTGGAAGCGGCTGCGACGGGCCGGCCTCGTCTGGTCGTTGCCGGTTCGGCGGCGCAGTACGGGTTGTTTCCGCCTGCGGCCAATCCGATTCCCGAGTCGTACCCGCAACGACCGGTGACGGCCTACGGCGCGGCGAAGGCGGCCCAGGAGATCGTCGCTCTCCAGGAGACGTACGCCGGCACGCTCAAGGTCGTGATAGGGCGCATCTTCAACCCGGTGGGCCCGGGATCGCCGGCTGGCCTCGCCTTGGCCGACTGGGCCGCGCAGATCGCCCGCACCGAGCGCTCGCCAGGGGGGCGTGTCGAGGTGGGCAACCTCGCAAGTCGCCGGGATTTCGTTGACGTCCGCGACGCGGCCGAGGCCCTGCTGGTGCTGGCCGAACGCGGGGAGCCAGGGCAGGCCTACAACGTCTGCTCTGGCAAGTCGGTGGCTATGGGAGAGGCCCTCGACCTGCTGGTCCGTCGCGCCCTGCACCCAGTGACGGTAGCTCCGCGGGAAGCCCGCCGGCGCGCGCTGGATCTTGCCGACATCTTCGGGGACACCTCGCGCATCGCCGAGTTGGGCTGGCAGGCGCGGATCGACCTGGCTGAAAGCGTCGATGCGATGCTGAGCGAGGCCCGCATTCGATTGGAGAGGGTAACAGCGGGATGAACTGGGAAGGCACGCGAGTATTGGTCACCGGGGCCGGCGGGTTCATCGGCTCCCACCTGACCGAGGAACTGGTGCGCAGGGGGGCGCGGGTGACCGCCCTGGCCAAGTACAACGCCAACAGCTCGTGGGGCAACCTGGAGTTGCTCCCCGCCGAAGTCCAGGCGGACCTGCGCGTCGAACTCGGGGACATTCGCGATCCCTTCCTGATGCGGCGTCTGGTCGAGGGCCAGGACGTGGTGATCCACCTCGCGGCGCTCATCGGGATCCCGTTCTCCTACGTGGCGCCGCACAGCTACGTGGAGACCAACATCGCGGGTACCCTCAACCTGCTGGAGGCCTGCAAGCTGCACGACGCCCGAATGGTCCACACCTCCACCAGCGAGACCTACGGCACCGCCCGGTACACGCCCATGGACGAGCAGCACCCGCTCCAGGGGCAGAGCCCGTACTCGGCGTCAAAGATTGGCGCCGACAAGATGGCCGAGAGCTACTACCTGTCGTTCCGCACGCGGGTCTCGACCTTGCGGCCGTTCAATACCTTCGGTCCGCGGCAGTCGGCGCGGGCGATCATCCCCACCATCGTCTCGCAGATCGCCGCCGGACAGTCCCGGATCAAGCTGGGATCGCTATCGCCGGTCCGGGACCTGCTCTTCGTGAAGGACACGGTCGCGGCCTTCGTGGCCATGGCCGAACGCGACGACACCCTCGGCCAGGTGGTCCATGTCGGGACCGGGCGCGGCGTCACGATGGGGGATCTGGCCGCGCTGATCGCCAAGCTGATGGGCGTCGACGCGATCTTCGAGACCGAGGAGGCGCGGGTCCGGCCCGAGCACAGCGAGGTCATGGAGCTGATCTGCAACCCCGACCGGGCGCGCCGGCTGCTGGGCTGGGAGCCGCGCCACACCCTCGAAGAAGGCCTGGCCGAGACCATTGCCGCCGTGCG
Proteins encoded in this window:
- a CDS encoding GDP-mannose 4,6-dehydratase, translated to MNWEGTRVLVTGAGGFIGSHLTEELVRRGARVTALAKYNANSSWGNLELLPAEVQADLRVELGDIRDPFLMRRLVEGQDVVIHLAALIGIPFSYVAPHSYVETNIAGTLNLLEACKLHDARMVHTSTSETYGTARYTPMDEQHPLQGQSPYSASKIGADKMAESYYLSFRTRVSTLRPFNTFGPRQSARAIIPTIVSQIAAGQSRIKLGSLSPVRDLLFVKDTVAAFVAMAERDDTLGQVVHVGTGRGVTMGDLAALIAKLMGVDAIFETEEARVRPEHSEVMELICNPDRARRLLGWEPRHTLEEGLAETIAAVREQLGRYSVGRYAV
- a CDS encoding NAD-dependent epimerase/dehydratase family protein; translation: MTCVLVTGATGMLGRQVVARAVARGWKVVAASRGGEAVAGAAGLALDLRDPASVAAVAGREFDLIFHLGGPSITAGMSPVDLVEVFVLGTRRLLEAAATGRPRLVVAGSAAQYGLFPPAANPIPESYPQRPVTAYGAAKAAQEIVALQETYAGTLKVVIGRIFNPVGPGSPAGLALADWAAQIARTERSPGGRVEVGNLASRRDFVDVRDAAEALLVLAERGEPGQAYNVCSGKSVAMGEALDLLVRRALHPVTVAPREARRRALDLADIFGDTSRIAELGWQARIDLAESVDAMLSEARIRLERVTAG